In the Telopea speciosissima isolate NSW1024214 ecotype Mountain lineage chromosome 2, Tspe_v1, whole genome shotgun sequence genome, one interval contains:
- the LOC122650923 gene encoding pectinesterase inhibitor 10-like, with protein sequence MAAPSMTISTAILLFLLLPAISATRSNPNPNNTNSDYIRTECASKYEPGLCYDSLIAHANEVQGDPAKLTVVAVRVSFSSARKTMAYISNLSRKPNPDKVLKVCVSSFGDAIYQMQRSTRAMNHENFINDESMSHRLFNVTTWLGAAVNSQRTCVDEFGSVKSDVYDRVVYVQKLTSQAIGFINWYLEGAVQMD encoded by the coding sequence ATGGCCGCTCCATCAATGACAATCTCCACCGCCAtactcctttttcttcttctaccgGCGATCTCCGCCACCCGttcaaacccaaaccctaacaaCACAAACAGCGATTACATCCGTACCGAATGCGCCTCTAAGTATGAACCTGGCTTATGCTACGACAGCCTCATTGCCCACGCCAATGAGGTTCAAGGAGACCCAGCCAAGCTAACTGTCGTTGCCGTCAGGGTCAGCTTCTCTAGTGCTCGTAAGACTATGGCTTATATTTCGAACCTCTCACGCAAACCCAATCCCGATAAGGTTCTAAAGGTCTGCGTGAGCAGCTTCGGTGACGCCATTTATCAGATGCAACGCTCGACCAGGGCAATGAACCACGAGAACTTCATCAACGATGAGTCGATGAGTCACCGGTTATTCAACGTGACGACCTGGTTGGGCGCCGCAGTTAACAGTCAGCGAACGTGTGTGGATGAGTTTGGGTCTGTGAAATCGGATGTATATGATCGCGTGGTGTACGTCCAGAAGTTGACGAGCCAGGCCATTGGCTTCATCAATTGGTATCTTGAAGGAGCGGTCCAGATGGATTGA